The following are from one region of the Prevotella communis genome:
- the tsaE gene encoding tRNA (adenosine(37)-N6)-threonylcarbamoyltransferase complex ATPase subunit type 1 TsaE yields MEIKIQNIDTIRESAREFIQNIGEHKVFAFYGKMGAGKTTFVKAICEELGVEDVITSPTFAIVNEYEAHDQSIFHFDFYRIKRLEEVYDMGYEDYFYSGALCFIEWPELIEDLLPEDAVKVTITENTDGTRTVTF; encoded by the coding sequence ATGGAAATAAAGATTCAAAACATAGACACAATCCGCGAGTCAGCTCGTGAGTTTATACAGAACATCGGTGAACATAAAGTGTTTGCCTTCTACGGCAAGATGGGTGCAGGAAAGACCACCTTCGTCAAGGCTATCTGCGAGGAACTGGGTGTTGAGGATGTCATCACCAGTCCCACCTTCGCCATCGTTAACGAGTACGAGGCTCATGATCAAAGCATCTTCCACTTCGACTTCTACCGCATCAAGCGCCTGGAGGAAGTCTATGACATGGGCTATGAGGATTATTTCTACAGTGGTGCCCTCTGTTTCATTGAGTGGCCCGAGCTCATCGAAGACCTTCTTCCCGAAGATGCCGTCAAGGTGACCATCACGGAAAATACCGACGGCACCCGCACCGTTACATTCTAA
- a CDS encoding bifunctional response regulator/alkaline phosphatase family protein, which produces MTNGHLLWVDDEAELLKAHIIFLENKGYEVTTVSNGTDAIDLCQQSSFDLVLLDEQMPGLSGLETLQRIKQISPSTPVVMVTKSEEENIMEQAIGQKIADYLIKPVNPNQILLVLKKNIHRREIETEVTQSQYQQQFQQIAMQIMDCRTWQDWVEVYKQLVHWELQLSSTDSQMTDMLAMQKEEANLGFTKYIKKNYLDWIKKLSPSPLMSPEVFKTKVFPLLNNGEKVFLIVLDNFRYDQWRMLSQEIGDQFDIEEDLYCSILPTATQYARNAIFSGLMPNKIAEMFPDLWVDEDEEEGKNLNEGPLIQTQLERYRRHNTFSYHKINTSSEADRFIQQLKSLERNDLNVVVFNFIDMLSHARTESRMVRELANSESAYRSITLSWFRHSVIADFFRQLSQTDYKIIVTTDHGSIRCTKPVKIVGDRNTNTNLRYKLGKNLSYDSKDLFVIKNPNEALLPQPNLSTSYVFATGDSFFAYPNNYNYYVSYYKDTFQHGGISMEEMIIPLITMTGKKR; this is translated from the coding sequence ATGACTAACGGACATCTACTATGGGTTGACGATGAGGCAGAGTTGCTCAAGGCCCACATCATCTTTCTCGAGAACAAAGGCTACGAGGTGACCACCGTATCCAATGGTACGGATGCCATAGACCTCTGTCAGCAGAGTTCCTTCGACCTGGTATTACTCGACGAGCAGATGCCAGGTCTCAGTGGCTTGGAGACCCTGCAGCGCATCAAGCAGATATCGCCGTCTACCCCTGTCGTCATGGTGACCAAGAGTGAAGAGGAGAATATCATGGAACAGGCCATCGGACAGAAGATTGCCGATTATCTCATCAAGCCTGTCAACCCCAACCAGATTCTCCTGGTCCTGAAAAAGAATATCCACCGCCGCGAGATTGAGACGGAAGTGACGCAGAGTCAGTATCAGCAGCAGTTCCAGCAGATTGCCATGCAGATCATGGACTGTCGTACCTGGCAGGACTGGGTTGAAGTCTATAAGCAGCTGGTCCACTGGGAACTGCAGCTCTCAAGCACCGACTCACAGATGACCGATATGCTGGCCATGCAGAAAGAAGAGGCCAACCTGGGATTCACGAAGTATATCAAGAAAAACTATCTGGACTGGATAAAAAAGCTCTCCCCCAGCCCCCTGATGTCACCCGAAGTCTTCAAGACAAAGGTATTCCCGCTGCTCAATAACGGCGAGAAGGTATTCCTGATTGTCCTTGATAACTTCCGCTACGACCAGTGGCGCATGTTGTCGCAGGAGATCGGCGACCAGTTCGATATTGAGGAAGATCTCTATTGCAGCATCCTGCCCACGGCTACGCAGTATGCCCGTAATGCCATCTTCAGTGGACTCATGCCCAACAAGATTGCGGAGATGTTCCCCGACTTATGGGTTGACGAGGACGAGGAGGAGGGCAAGAACCTGAACGAGGGACCGCTTATCCAGACACAGCTGGAGCGTTACCGCCGTCACAACACGTTCTCGTACCACAAGATCAACACCTCCTCCGAGGCCGACCGTTTCATCCAGCAGCTGAAGTCACTGGAACGCAACGACCTCAATGTCGTCGTCTTCAATTTCATCGACATGCTCAGCCATGCACGCACGGAGTCCAGGATGGTACGCGAGCTCGCCAACAGCGAGTCGGCCTATCGCAGCATCACGCTCTCCTGGTTCCGCCACTCCGTCATTGCCGACTTCTTCCGCCAGTTGTCACAGACTGACTATAAGATTATCGTTACCACGGACCATGGCTCTATCCGATGCACCAAACCCGTGAAGATTGTGGGCGACCGCAATACGAATACCAATCTGCGTTACAAACTGGGTAAGAATCTCAGCTACGACTCCAAGGATCTCTTCGTTATCAAGAATCCCAACGAGGCGCTACTGCCACAGCCCAACCTCTCTACCAGTTATGTCTTCGCTACCGGCGACTCGTTCTTCGCCTACCCCAACAACTACAACTATTACGTATCCTATTATAAAGATACCTTCCAGCATGGAGGCATCTCTATGGAAGAGATGATTATCCCGCTGATTACCATGACAGGAAAGAAAAGATAA